A portion of the Acidimicrobiales bacterium genome contains these proteins:
- a CDS encoding class I SAM-dependent methyltransferase, translated as MSDYSAGRTEARRRVFEASAETYHRARPDYPEELFEDLERIAGLHRGSVVIEVGSGTGLCTQHLAARGYALRCIEPAEAMAAVAKAHIGDAFEHVAERFEDFQAPAGSVDLVIAATSWLWVDPAVGFAHAAELLAPDGHFAHAWQTLVDLGPEGFEEALAAIYAEEAPELGGTFNSQRTVADGWAEKIGQCGLFSEPEIHEYRYQRDFDGEGFVASASTYGMHAGIDPERRERLDARVVALVDDRFGGAVTRFERSLLFVSSPL; from the coding sequence GTGAGCGACTACTCCGCGGGGCGGACTGAAGCGCGCCGCCGCGTCTTCGAGGCTTCCGCCGAGACCTACCACCGGGCGCGCCCCGACTACCCCGAGGAGCTCTTCGAGGACCTCGAGCGCATCGCGGGCCTGCACCGTGGCTCGGTGGTCATCGAGGTGGGCTCCGGCACGGGGCTGTGCACCCAGCACCTCGCGGCGCGTGGCTACGCGCTCCGCTGCATCGAGCCGGCCGAGGCGATGGCCGCCGTCGCGAAGGCGCACATCGGTGACGCCTTCGAGCACGTCGCCGAGCGCTTCGAGGACTTCCAGGCGCCGGCGGGCTCGGTCGACCTGGTGATCGCCGCCACCTCCTGGCTGTGGGTCGACCCGGCCGTCGGCTTCGCGCACGCGGCCGAGCTCCTCGCCCCCGACGGCCACTTCGCGCACGCCTGGCAGACGCTCGTCGATCTCGGCCCGGAGGGCTTCGAGGAGGCGCTCGCCGCCATCTACGCCGAGGAGGCGCCCGAGCTCGGCGGGACCTTCAACTCCCAGCGCACCGTGGCCGACGGCTGGGCCGAGAAGATCGGCCAGTGCGGGCTGTTCAGCGAGCCCGAGATCCACGAGTACCGCTACCAGCGCGACTTCGACGGTGAGGGCTTCGTCGCCTCGGCCTCGACCTACGGGATGCACGCCGGCATCGACCCCGAGCGGCGCGAGCGCCTCGACGCCCGCGTCGTCGCGCTCGTCGACGACCGCTTCGGGGGCGCCGTGACCCGCTTCGAGCGCTCGCTCTTGTTCGTCTCCTCCCCGCTGTAG
- a CDS encoding VOC family protein, with protein sequence MISAQRLTHWSIPVADLEESEAFYGGFLGLEYRGRLGNGRAAVYRVGDSDFIVWECGQPTDPAVREAGVHYAFTVSPEVWEEAIGEIHERGIPLHGPIVYRARGVFLGREVYVLDPSGNVVELTDPTWHEGLPTPTFEELNGIGAVVR encoded by the coding sequence ATGATCAGCGCGCAACGCCTCACCCACTGGTCGATCCCGGTCGCCGACCTCGAGGAGAGCGAGGCCTTCTACGGGGGCTTCCTCGGCCTCGAGTACCGGGGGCGGCTGGGCAACGGAAGGGCCGCTGTCTACCGGGTCGGTGACAGCGACTTCATCGTGTGGGAGTGCGGGCAGCCGACGGACCCCGCGGTCCGCGAGGCGGGGGTGCACTACGCCTTCACCGTGTCGCCCGAGGTCTGGGAGGAGGCGATCGGGGAGATCCACGAGCGGGGCATCCCGCTCCATGGGCCGATCGTCTACCGCGCGCGCGGCGTGTTCCTCGGACGCGAGGTCTACGTCCTCGACCCCTCCGGCAACGTCGTCGAGCTCACCGACCCCACCTGGCATGAGGGGCTGCCGACCCCCACCTTCGAGGAGCTGAATGGGATCGGGGCCGTCGTCCGATAG
- a CDS encoding EAL domain-containing protein has protein sequence MPSLSTRRRPLFRLFATYGLVSLLPVLLLGLVLAASYRSVATQRGLAEGRSEGLFVAWTAVDPFLGNRPLADGLSAATHAALVRTVDGAVDKHEVLQVQLLALNGRAVFASAGSPRVLPPLGGAASEASWGAVAATLHPLRAAPASAANPETVEVDVPLSGSASKPIGMLRIVLPYAPIAADVASGLHSLYGDLVFGLGALYLVLFLLSLSVSRRLRQQVRLNRHQAEHDPLTGLPNRARFHRKAELAVGRARRHDREAAIAVIDLDRFKDVNDTLGHHNGDRVLVELARRLAAFVRPQDVVARLGGDEFGVILDGIEEPEAVLTQMRAVIEREFELDGLPLSIEASVGYVVSPADGVDVDELLQRADIAMYVAKASHAEVVAYHDEQNHYDPARLSLIAELRHAIDAGQLTLHYQPKMTLSDGSTGSVEALVRWNHPVLGLLYPDRFLPLAEQTDLMDRLTDWVLSTALNELSDLGPAGSHLSLAVNVSARNLACDDFAERVVDALELAGVESHRLTVEITETALLTDPLRAAAVLHALDREGVKVSLDDFGKGQTSLGYLSSLPVRELKIDQGFVTDMLSCPSHAAIVRSIVDLGHNLALEVVGEGVESGEVLRALRDSGCNTAQGFLLGRPMPVEELARWLSAAALRERVSA, from the coding sequence ATGCCTTCGCTCTCGACCCGCCGACGGCCGCTGTTCCGGCTCTTCGCGACCTACGGCCTCGTCAGCCTCCTCCCCGTCCTGTTGCTCGGCCTCGTCCTCGCCGCGAGCTACCGCTCGGTGGCCACCCAGCGCGGCCTCGCCGAAGGGCGCTCGGAGGGCCTCTTCGTCGCCTGGACCGCGGTCGACCCCTTCCTCGGGAACCGCCCCCTCGCCGACGGCCTCTCCGCGGCGACGCACGCGGCACTCGTCCGCACCGTCGACGGCGCGGTCGACAAGCACGAGGTGCTGCAGGTCCAGCTGCTCGCCCTGAACGGCAGGGCGGTCTTCGCGAGCGCCGGCTCGCCGCGGGTCCTGCCCCCGCTCGGCGGTGCCGCCAGCGAAGCGAGCTGGGGCGCGGTGGCCGCCACCCTGCATCCGCTGCGCGCGGCTCCGGCGTCGGCGGCCAACCCCGAGACCGTCGAGGTCGACGTCCCCCTCTCCGGCAGCGCGAGCAAGCCGATCGGCATGCTCCGCATCGTCCTCCCCTACGCGCCGATCGCCGCCGACGTCGCCTCGGGGCTGCACAGCCTCTACGGCGACCTCGTCTTCGGCCTCGGCGCCCTCTACCTCGTGCTCTTCCTCCTCTCCCTCTCGGTGAGCCGGCGCCTCCGCCAGCAGGTCCGCCTCAACCGCCACCAGGCGGAGCACGACCCGCTCACCGGCCTCCCGAACCGGGCGCGCTTCCACCGCAAGGCCGAGCTCGCCGTCGGCCGCGCCCGCCGCCACGACCGCGAGGCGGCGATCGCGGTGATCGACCTCGACCGCTTCAAGGACGTGAACGACACCCTCGGCCACCACAACGGCGACCGCGTCCTCGTCGAGTTGGCGCGTCGCCTCGCCGCCTTCGTCCGCCCCCAGGACGTCGTGGCGCGCCTCGGCGGCGACGAGTTCGGCGTCATCCTTGACGGCATCGAGGAGCCCGAGGCGGTGCTCACCCAGATGCGCGCCGTGATCGAGCGCGAGTTCGAGCTCGACGGCCTGCCGCTGTCGATCGAGGCCAGCGTGGGCTACGTCGTCTCGCCCGCCGACGGCGTCGACGTCGACGAGCTCCTGCAGCGGGCGGACATCGCGATGTACGTCGCCAAGGCGAGCCACGCGGAGGTCGTCGCCTACCACGACGAGCAGAACCACTACGACCCCGCCCGCCTCAGCCTGATCGCCGAGTTGCGCCACGCGATCGACGCCGGCCAGCTGACGCTGCACTACCAGCCGAAGATGACCCTCTCCGACGGGAGCACCGGCTCGGTAGAGGCGCTCGTCCGCTGGAACCACCCGGTCCTCGGCCTCCTCTACCCCGACCGCTTCCTCCCCCTCGCCGAGCAGACCGACCTCATGGACCGCCTCACCGACTGGGTGCTCTCGACCGCGCTCAACGAGCTCAGCGACCTCGGGCCCGCCGGCTCGCACCTCAGCCTCGCCGTCAACGTCTCGGCGCGGAACCTCGCCTGCGACGACTTCGCCGAGCGCGTCGTCGACGCCCTCGAGCTCGCGGGGGTCGAGAGCCACCGCCTCACCGTCGAGATCACCGAGACCGCGCTGCTCACCGACCCGCTGCGCGCCGCCGCGGTGCTGCACGCCCTTGACCGCGAGGGGGTGAAGGTCAGCCTCGACGACTTCGGCAAGGGCCAGACCTCCCTCGGTTACCTCTCCTCGCTGCCGGTCCGCGAGCTGAAGATCGACCAGGGCTTCGTCACCGACATGCTGAGCTGCCCCTCGCACGCCGCCATCGTCCGCTCGATCGTCGACCTCGGCCACAACCTCGCCCTCGAGGTCGT